The Lacipirellula parvula genome window below encodes:
- a CDS encoding DUF4105 domain-containing protein — protein MAFVRKTFAWCGRFACGFGWWFLGIWSALAIYFTGPGSKWFTGALAAAVVALFWFARREPLRLWQWFRKSWPEKRLTSAALVAAAAIAIYYFGFVTPDTNVEWSPEQARHPIVEIDGDKIHVQNVRNFTWRSRTDFTPGFYDRTYDLSKLNSMYYVVAPMPGLDAVAHVFVCFGFSDGQTVAVSVEGRRRLGQPYQLIPSMFRQLQLMYVVGDERDVVGLRGKIWKTPVFFYPARATPERMQAIFKSMMEGAHQLEEKPEFYNLIWNNCMTRILMHLRRLGGHSLPHDLQVLLTGLSDRTAFNLGYIDTDLTFEQARRAFRVDPWMETTPLDETFGERLRETIRRQEAEERK, from the coding sequence ATGGCATTCGTCCGAAAGACCTTCGCGTGGTGCGGGCGGTTCGCTTGCGGGTTCGGCTGGTGGTTCCTCGGCATTTGGTCGGCGCTGGCGATTTACTTCACCGGGCCGGGATCAAAATGGTTCACGGGCGCGCTGGCGGCGGCGGTGGTCGCGCTCTTCTGGTTCGCGCGACGCGAGCCGTTGCGACTGTGGCAATGGTTTCGCAAGAGTTGGCCGGAGAAGCGGCTGACGAGCGCAGCGCTCGTTGCGGCGGCGGCCATTGCAATCTACTACTTCGGCTTCGTCACGCCCGATACGAACGTCGAATGGTCGCCGGAGCAGGCGCGGCATCCGATCGTCGAGATCGACGGCGACAAGATTCACGTCCAGAACGTGCGGAATTTTACTTGGCGCTCGCGAACCGATTTCACGCCCGGGTTCTACGACCGAACGTACGATCTCTCGAAACTGAACTCGATGTACTACGTCGTGGCGCCGATGCCGGGGCTCGATGCGGTGGCGCATGTGTTCGTTTGTTTCGGTTTCTCCGATGGGCAGACGGTGGCCGTGTCGGTGGAAGGACGGCGGCGATTGGGGCAGCCGTACCAGTTGATTCCGTCGATGTTCCGCCAACTGCAACTGATGTACGTCGTCGGCGATGAACGCGACGTCGTGGGTCTGCGCGGCAAGATTTGGAAAACGCCAGTCTTCTTTTACCCGGCGCGGGCGACGCCGGAACGGATGCAGGCGATTTTCAAGTCGATGATGGAAGGGGCTCATCAACTCGAGGAGAAGCCGGAGTTCTACAACCTCATCTGGAACAACTGCATGACGCGGATACTGATGCACCTGCGGCGACTCGGCGGGCATTCGCTGCCGCACGATTTGCAGGTGCTGCTGACAGGGCTCTCTGATCGCACGGCGTTCAACCTGGGGTACATCGACACCGACCTGACGTTCGAACAAGCCCGCCGGGCGTTCCGCGTCGACCCGTGGATGGAGACGACGCCGCTCGATGAAACGTTTGGAGAGCGGCTGCGGGAGACGATTCGGCGGCAGGAGGCGGAGGAGCGGAAATAG
- a CDS encoding ATP-binding protein, translating into MKPLRRYSPVEWSALVVAALAMSLGATMMIAWLAGYADLLRLANPGPTLRFNTAVMFALSGAALFCSVTQRRQSANWLAGAALAFSALHFVEVASGASVGMETLLHEPSEALIKRVGGGRMALGVALCFMLLSMAILARNFPRFDVAAASLAGIVVCMLALVALSRYVMGTDLRVGWQLTTGMALTTAVGLFLLGSVVVAMAYREAAAAGSSWLAYPASFALAAASVLVWRELVDNETLQLRRATAVAAAGLRMQVREQLQSRLQAIDRFADRWGVLDRPQQRKDARRLLEDFGGIVAINWINPELRIAWVCAAANERDDVFGKVLPPGPRHDAVVRSRETGQFAFTPVLTLMHGESGFIGYLPTIDEAGQVTGYIAAVFRIDTILGGLAADRRHDAFSFSVEQGEQTIFASADEATVDPAVVESTVLKLRGLGWRFKVWPTPETEALHYSKTPDLALAKGLLSALLLAAAINMRQRASRQTAEAERAAAALRDSEQRFDLAVGASQDGIWEWRTDQAGFFASARYREIFGFPADDEKLNVEEWFTRVHSSDVAEVRAAIDAHCQDRVPYDVTLRYLTLHNRWIWVRIRGQAAWDAAGRPYRMAGSASDITEERESKKQLLAHVEAIAGSNRALAEMAEAAQAAAMAKATFLRNMSHELRTPLNSIIGFSTGLLRHVGAHGLDDHQRDRIERIAASGRHLLALVNNVLDLAKAEAREQALMMEPVDVAELFDELIAMTEPLLQKRPGVEFTVVVPDDLGTPLLDRTKLKQVLLNLLANAVKFTDAGVITLAARSDEENWIFAVSDTGIGIPPQDQSRIFENFEQVHSSGRHAEGTGLGLAICATFASAMQGEITLDSQPGAGSTFALVVPRTIELEEEPEPPALQPTLSTEQAAADA; encoded by the coding sequence ATGAAGCCGCTTCGACGTTACTCGCCGGTGGAATGGAGCGCTCTTGTCGTCGCCGCGCTGGCGATGTCGCTCGGCGCGACGATGATGATCGCCTGGCTGGCAGGCTATGCCGATCTGCTGCGGTTGGCCAATCCAGGGCCGACGTTGCGATTCAATACGGCGGTGATGTTCGCGTTGAGCGGCGCCGCGCTTTTCTGCAGCGTGACGCAACGGCGGCAGTCGGCGAACTGGCTAGCGGGAGCGGCGCTGGCGTTCAGCGCGCTGCACTTCGTCGAAGTCGCCAGCGGGGCGTCCGTTGGCATGGAGACGCTGCTGCACGAGCCGAGCGAGGCGTTGATCAAGCGCGTCGGCGGCGGCCGGATGGCGTTGGGGGTGGCGCTCTGCTTCATGTTGCTAAGCATGGCGATCTTGGCGCGAAACTTTCCGCGGTTCGACGTCGCCGCGGCTTCGCTGGCAGGGATCGTCGTCTGCATGCTGGCGCTTGTGGCGTTGAGTCGCTACGTCATGGGGACTGATTTGCGCGTCGGCTGGCAACTTACCACCGGCATGGCGCTGACGACGGCGGTCGGCTTGTTTTTGTTAGGAAGCGTCGTCGTGGCGATGGCTTATCGGGAAGCGGCGGCGGCCGGATCGTCGTGGCTCGCTTATCCGGCGTCGTTCGCACTAGCGGCGGCCAGCGTGCTCGTGTGGCGGGAATTGGTCGACAACGAAACGCTGCAACTGCGACGGGCGACGGCTGTGGCGGCGGCGGGCTTGCGAATGCAAGTTCGCGAACAACTTCAGTCGCGGCTGCAGGCGATCGATCGTTTCGCCGATCGCTGGGGAGTGCTCGATCGACCGCAACAGCGGAAAGATGCGCGGCGGTTGCTCGAAGACTTCGGCGGCATCGTGGCGATCAACTGGATTAACCCCGAGTTGAGGATCGCCTGGGTTTGCGCCGCCGCCAACGAGCGCGACGACGTCTTCGGCAAAGTGCTGCCGCCGGGGCCGCGGCATGACGCGGTTGTGCGCTCGCGAGAGACCGGGCAGTTTGCGTTCACGCCCGTGCTGACGCTGATGCACGGCGAATCGGGGTTCATCGGCTACTTGCCGACCATCGACGAAGCGGGCCAAGTGACCGGCTACATCGCGGCGGTGTTTCGTATCGACACGATCCTGGGGGGCCTGGCCGCCGACCGCCGGCACGACGCCTTTAGCTTCAGCGTCGAGCAAGGCGAGCAAACCATTTTCGCCAGCGCCGACGAAGCGACGGTAGATCCCGCTGTCGTGGAATCGACCGTGCTCAAGCTCCGCGGACTCGGTTGGCGCTTCAAGGTTTGGCCTACGCCGGAAACCGAGGCGCTCCACTACTCGAAGACGCCTGATCTCGCGCTGGCTAAGGGCTTGCTGAGCGCATTGTTGCTGGCAGCGGCGATCAACATGCGTCAGCGGGCGTCGCGGCAAACGGCGGAGGCGGAACGGGCGGCGGCGGCTCTGCGAGACAGCGAACAGCGCTTCGATCTCGCCGTAGGCGCGTCGCAAGACGGGATTTGGGAATGGCGCACGGATCAAGCCGGCTTCTTCGCCTCGGCGCGCTACCGTGAGATTTTTGGCTTCCCGGCCGACGACGAGAAGCTGAACGTTGAAGAGTGGTTCACGCGCGTCCACTCCAGCGACGTGGCCGAGGTGCGGGCGGCGATTGACGCCCACTGCCAAGACCGCGTGCCGTACGACGTCACCCTGCGTTACCTCACGCTGCACAATCGGTGGATTTGGGTGCGGATTCGCGGGCAGGCGGCGTGGGACGCGGCGGGAAGACCCTACCGGATGGCCGGGTCGGCGAGCGACATCACGGAGGAGCGTGAGTCGAAGAAGCAACTGCTAGCGCATGTCGAGGCCATTGCCGGTTCGAATCGAGCCCTCGCCGAGATGGCGGAGGCGGCGCAGGCCGCGGCGATGGCGAAGGCGACGTTCCTGCGCAACATGAGCCATGAATTGCGGACGCCGCTGAATTCGATCATCGGCTTTTCCACCGGCCTGCTGCGGCACGTTGGCGCTCATGGCCTCGATGATCATCAGCGCGATCGCATCGAGCGGATCGCGGCGAGCGGACGGCACCTGCTGGCGCTCGTCAACAACGTGCTCGATCTCGCGAAGGCCGAGGCGCGTGAGCAAGCGCTGATGATGGAGCCCGTCGACGTTGCGGAACTGTTCGACGAGCTGATTGCGATGACCGAGCCGTTGTTGCAGAAGCGGCCTGGCGTGGAATTTACCGTCGTCGTGCCGGACGATTTGGGGACGCCGCTGCTCGACCGGACGAAGCTGAAGCAAGTGCTGCTCAATTTGTTGGCCAATGCGGTGAAGTTCACCGATGCCGGCGTCATCACGCTTGCGGCGCGATCCGACGAGGAGAACTGGATCTTCGCGGTGTCGGATACGGGCATCGGCATTCCGCCGCAGGATCAGAGTCGCATCTTCGAGAACTTCGAGCAGGTCCATTCCTCGGGACGTCACGCTGAGGGGACCGGACTCGGGCTCGCGATTTGTGCGACGTTCGCGTCGGCGATGCAGGGCGAGATTACGCTCGATAGCCAACCGGGCGCGGGCAGCACGTTCGCGCTGGTCGTGCCGCGAACGATCGAACTTGAGGAAGAACCTGAACCGCCTGCGTTGCAGCCGACGCTCAGTACCGAGCAGGCCGCTGCCGATGCTTGA
- a CDS encoding response regulator — MKTVLLIEDNDDNTLLIEDIFAFEGVAAQLVSFPSAEEALEFAAHSPPDLILMDIGLPGMNGLEATRRLRAHPATCNTPIWAVTARAMKEDEEAARRAGCDFYITKPFDQEDFGYMVKFVVASTISDNHTTPPQVIPPHFSQERREASNDGDSSGRRPR; from the coding sequence ATGAAGACTGTACTGCTCATTGAAGACAACGACGACAACACCCTACTGATTGAAGACATCTTCGCGTTTGAAGGGGTTGCTGCGCAGTTGGTGTCGTTTCCATCGGCCGAGGAAGCGCTGGAATTTGCGGCGCACAGTCCGCCGGATCTCATCCTGATGGATATCGGGCTGCCGGGAATGAATGGCTTGGAAGCGACGCGGCGGTTGCGCGCCCACCCGGCGACGTGCAACACGCCCATCTGGGCCGTGACGGCGCGGGCCATGAAGGAAGACGAGGAAGCCGCCCGTCGCGCAGGCTGCGACTTTTACATCACGAAGCCGTTCGACCAAGAGGATTTCGGCTACATGGTGAAGTTCGTCGTAGCATCGACGATCAGCGACAATCATACGACGCCGCCTCAAGTGATTCCGCCGCACTTTTCGCAAGAGCGGCGTGAGGCGTCGAATGACGGCGACAGTTCAGGACGCCGGCCGCGCTGA
- the hrpB gene encoding ATP-dependent helicase HrpB, which yields MPDSPFVDWLAELPVASALPRIVEASRGGAVVVTAPPGSGKTMLVPAAVLDDLPAGQKVALIQPRRLAARAVARQIARLRGSRVGGEVGYLVRFDACVSRETRLVVETTGIMLRRLLDDISLEGIGAVVLDEFHERTIEMDLVLGLLLRVRQTLRPDLRIVVMSATLAAEPVAKLLGDCPIVHAEGRRFPVSVRYQRRGEQRELPDLVAATVPEALRDTDGHLLVFLPGVGEIMRCEAALASLADRQGFALLKLFGDLPPEEQDRALLDTGQRKIILSTNVAETSLTIPGVTAVIDSGQVRQLRVAPATGLPRLELTPISQASAEQRAGRAGRTAPGVCWRLWEEASHRHRPEADIPEALRSDLAEPLLQLLVLGESEEFPWLDPPPSEALENARRLLHMLGAIDAENRVTPLGKELSRLPAHPRLGRLLLAGAHHGVLRETSIAAALLSERDPFRTADQGRRGPRDHQSVRTRSDVVDRVVALQAFHGGMRLADPALELHHGGARNVLRSAEQLYRLVDRELAPRSETPELSLMQALLEAFPDRLAKLRGGTQDRATMVGGRGVRLDGGSRVRGETLLLAIDLNDAGGEARARSASAVEREWLPEELLETRDELFYNPTRGQVEARSRTYWSDLLLEETPVAISDRVAAGEILAREARPQLDRFLPPSDSAAGSFLARVRWLAESLPELELPRFDAEELAAMLPEVCIGLRSLDDIRTADWLSRLQQEVGYERIAEIERLAPREFELTNGNRHPLTYEPGRPPMLAVKIQELFGVRETPRIGGGRVAVLLHLLGPNRRPQQVTADLASFWANTYPEVKKELRRRYPKHAWPDDPLAVQATRSGLKRDMKE from the coding sequence ATGCCCGACTCCCCCTTTGTTGACTGGCTGGCCGAGTTGCCGGTCGCGAGCGCGTTGCCGCGGATCGTCGAGGCGTCGCGGGGCGGAGCCGTCGTCGTGACGGCGCCGCCAGGTTCAGGCAAGACGATGCTCGTGCCGGCGGCGGTGCTTGATGATCTGCCGGCGGGGCAAAAGGTAGCGCTCATTCAGCCGCGGCGATTGGCGGCGCGGGCGGTCGCTCGGCAAATCGCGCGGCTTCGCGGCAGCCGCGTCGGCGGCGAGGTTGGCTATCTCGTTCGCTTCGACGCCTGCGTCAGTCGCGAAACGCGGCTCGTCGTCGAGACGACCGGTATCATGCTGCGGCGGTTGCTTGATGATATTTCGCTCGAGGGGATCGGCGCCGTCGTGCTCGACGAATTCCACGAGCGGACGATCGAGATGGATCTCGTGCTGGGGCTGCTGTTGCGTGTGCGACAAACGCTGCGGCCCGATCTGCGGATCGTCGTGATGAGTGCGACGCTCGCCGCCGAGCCGGTGGCAAAGCTGCTCGGCGATTGCCCGATCGTGCATGCCGAGGGGCGGCGGTTCCCGGTAAGCGTCCGCTACCAACGCCGCGGCGAGCAGCGCGAACTGCCCGACCTCGTCGCGGCTACCGTGCCCGAAGCGCTACGCGATACCGACGGCCATCTGCTCGTGTTCCTGCCGGGCGTAGGCGAGATCATGCGCTGCGAGGCGGCGCTCGCGTCGCTGGCGGATCGGCAAGGTTTTGCGCTACTCAAGTTGTTCGGCGATTTGCCGCCGGAGGAGCAAGATCGGGCGCTGCTCGACACGGGGCAGCGGAAGATTATCCTCTCGACGAACGTTGCTGAAACGTCGCTGACCATTCCGGGCGTGACGGCGGTGATCGATTCTGGGCAAGTGCGTCAATTGCGCGTCGCGCCGGCGACCGGGCTGCCGCGACTCGAACTGACGCCGATCTCGCAAGCTTCGGCCGAGCAGCGGGCGGGCCGCGCGGGGCGGACGGCGCCGGGCGTTTGCTGGCGGTTGTGGGAAGAGGCGTCGCATCGGCATCGCCCTGAGGCCGACATTCCCGAGGCGCTTCGCAGTGATCTCGCCGAGCCGCTGTTGCAGTTGCTCGTGTTGGGGGAGAGCGAAGAGTTTCCATGGCTCGATCCGCCGCCGAGCGAAGCGTTGGAGAACGCACGGCGATTGTTGCATATGCTCGGGGCGATCGATGCGGAGAATCGCGTGACGCCGCTCGGTAAGGAACTCTCCCGCTTGCCGGCGCATCCACGCTTGGGGCGGTTGCTGCTCGCTGGAGCACATCACGGCGTGCTGCGTGAAACGTCGATCGCGGCGGCCCTCCTTTCCGAACGCGATCCGTTTCGCACGGCCGACCAAGGGCGGCGCGGGCCGCGCGATCACCAGTCGGTGCGAACGCGGTCGGACGTGGTCGATCGCGTCGTGGCGTTGCAGGCATTCCACGGCGGGATGCGGCTCGCCGATCCGGCACTGGAACTTCACCATGGCGGCGCTCGCAATGTGCTCCGTTCGGCGGAGCAGCTTTACCGGCTCGTCGACAGGGAACTCGCGCCACGCAGCGAAACGCCCGAGTTGAGTTTGATGCAGGCGCTGCTCGAAGCGTTTCCCGACCGGCTCGCGAAGCTCCGCGGCGGGACGCAAGATCGGGCGACGATGGTCGGCGGCCGCGGCGTGCGGCTCGACGGCGGCTCGCGTGTGCGGGGCGAGACGCTGCTGCTGGCGATTGACCTCAACGACGCTGGCGGCGAAGCGCGGGCGCGATCAGCGTCCGCCGTCGAGCGAGAGTGGTTGCCGGAAGAACTGCTGGAGACTCGCGACGAGCTGTTTTACAACCCGACGCGCGGCCAAGTCGAAGCCCGCTCGCGAACCTACTGGAGCGATCTGCTGCTCGAAGAGACGCCGGTGGCGATCAGCGATCGCGTGGCGGCCGGCGAGATATTGGCGCGAGAAGCGCGTCCGCAGCTCGATCGATTTCTGCCGCCATCCGATTCCGCGGCAGGGAGTTTTCTTGCGAGGGTTCGCTGGCTGGCGGAATCGCTACCTGAGTTGGAATTGCCGCGGTTCGATGCCGAAGAACTCGCGGCGATGTTGCCGGAAGTTTGCATTGGCTTGCGGTCGCTCGACGATATTCGCACGGCGGATTGGCTCTCGCGGCTGCAGCAAGAAGTTGGCTACGAGCGGATTGCCGAGATCGAACGCCTGGCGCCGCGGGAGTTTGAACTCACCAACGGCAATCGGCATCCGCTGACCTACGAGCCAGGCCGACCGCCGATGTTGGCGGTGAAAATTCAGGAACTCTTTGGCGTGCGCGAAACGCCCCGCATCGGCGGTGGCCGCGTTGCCGTGCTGCTGCACTTGCTCGGTCCGAATCGCCGCCCGCAACAGGTGACGGCCGACCTCGCGAGCTTTTGGGCAAACACTTACCCCGAGGTGAAGAAAGAGCTGCGGCGGCGCTACCCGAAGCATGCGTGGCCCGACGATCCTCTGGCGGTGCAAGCGACGCGGTCGGGGTTGAAGAGGGATATGAAGGAGTGA
- a CDS encoding 2'-5' RNA ligase family protein, protein MANAVLFSLRAPAAEPQPLPAVVAIDVLLHPDRTMLAAAAKANEELRGDYPAGFSLDKLHTPHISMIQRFVRRDDLAQIEAELESVFASAKPTAIELEATGYYSLPVGELGLAGIVIEPTSELRDLQDRIIAAVEPFAVKGAADAFVPSADKAPIAPSIVDYVNGYVPERSGKNFNPHVTVGLGKTPFVKRLIAAPFPTFTFRVTGASVYHLGNYGTAAVELWSPDDKPVAK, encoded by the coding sequence GTGGCGAACGCCGTTCTATTTTCACTGCGAGCCCCTGCCGCCGAGCCGCAACCGCTGCCGGCCGTCGTCGCCATCGACGTCCTGCTCCACCCTGACCGAACGATGCTCGCCGCCGCCGCGAAGGCGAACGAAGAACTCCGCGGCGATTACCCCGCCGGCTTCTCGCTCGACAAACTCCACACGCCCCATATCTCGATGATTCAGCGCTTCGTGCGGCGGGACGACCTCGCACAGATTGAGGCGGAACTCGAAAGCGTCTTCGCCTCTGCCAAACCGACCGCGATCGAACTCGAAGCGACCGGCTACTACTCGCTCCCTGTCGGCGAACTCGGTCTCGCCGGCATCGTCATCGAGCCGACGAGCGAGCTCCGCGACTTGCAGGACCGCATCATCGCCGCGGTGGAACCGTTCGCCGTCAAAGGCGCCGCCGACGCATTCGTACCCTCCGCCGACAAAGCCCCCATCGCTCCGTCGATCGTCGACTACGTCAACGGCTACGTCCCCGAGCGGAGCGGGAAGAACTTCAACCCGCACGTAACCGTCGGCCTCGGCAAGACGCCGTTCGTCAAGCGGCTGATCGCGGCGCCCTTCCCCACGTTCACATTCCGCGTCACGGGGGCCAGCGTCTACCACCTCGGCAACTACGGCACGGCCGCCGTGGAACTCTGGTCGCCAGACGACAAGCCGGTCGCTAAGTAA
- a CDS encoding PA2169 family four-helix-bundle protein gives METKHNLREQTIEKVQDLIQINIDSQKGFCEVADKLKDKQLAALFKQLGDERRTNTSELQQIVNYNGEKPQDDGSFAATVHRAWIDVRAAINGGDASVILNEAERGEDAIKEMYEDVLKETAGSAVNDVLTRQYAKVKAGHDKVRDLRNAYAHA, from the coding sequence ATGGAAACTAAACATAACCTCCGCGAACAAACGATCGAGAAGGTCCAAGACCTGATTCAGATCAACATCGATAGCCAAAAGGGCTTCTGCGAAGTCGCCGACAAATTGAAAGACAAGCAACTCGCAGCGCTCTTCAAACAGCTGGGCGATGAACGTCGTACGAATACAAGCGAGCTTCAACAAATCGTGAATTACAACGGCGAGAAGCCGCAAGACGACGGCTCGTTCGCCGCCACTGTTCATCGGGCGTGGATTGACGTCCGCGCCGCCATCAACGGCGGCGACGCAAGCGTCATCCTCAACGAAGCCGAGCGCGGCGAAGACGCCATCAAAGAAATGTACGAAGACGTGCTGAAAGAGACGGCTGGCTCGGCCGTCAACGACGTGCTGACTCGACAGTATGCGAAGGTGAAGGCAGGCCACGACAAAGTTCGCGACCTGCGAAACGCCTACGCCCATGCGTAG
- a CDS encoding zinc-dependent alcohol dehydrogenase family protein — protein MKAFQYESFSLDGLKRVDLPEPQPGPYEVAVRFRAASLNYRDLLFAWGVYNPKAKFPTIPLSDGAGEVVAVGSEVTRWKTGDRVCPIFTQGWLEGPYNAAKAGTTLGGGDLPGVLREIGAFHEQSLVRIPDYLSFEEAATLPCAAVTVWNSLVVFGNLKAGETVLTLGTGGVSMFALQLAKLHGARVISTSSSDEKLERVRALGADETINYKTHPAWEKEVLRLTDGVGVDHVVEVGGAGTISKSIASARIAGKIGVIGVLAQGEGVNPMFLLMKTLALQGIFVGSREMFEHLNAAITTAQLKPVIDRTFPFDEAVEALRHMETGSHFGKIVLKY, from the coding sequence ATGAAGGCCTTCCAATACGAATCTTTCAGCCTCGATGGCCTGAAACGGGTCGACCTCCCCGAGCCCCAGCCCGGCCCCTACGAGGTCGCGGTGCGGTTTCGCGCAGCCTCGCTCAACTACCGCGATTTGCTCTTTGCCTGGGGCGTTTACAACCCCAAAGCGAAATTCCCGACCATTCCCCTCTCCGATGGCGCCGGCGAAGTGGTCGCCGTTGGCAGCGAGGTGACGCGCTGGAAAACTGGCGATCGCGTCTGCCCGATCTTCACCCAAGGCTGGCTTGAAGGTCCCTACAACGCCGCGAAGGCCGGCACCACCCTCGGCGGCGGCGACCTCCCCGGCGTCCTCCGCGAGATCGGCGCGTTCCACGAACAATCGCTCGTTCGCATCCCCGACTACCTCTCGTTTGAAGAAGCCGCCACGCTCCCCTGCGCCGCGGTCACGGTCTGGAACTCACTTGTCGTCTTCGGCAATCTCAAAGCGGGCGAGACGGTCCTCACGCTTGGCACCGGCGGCGTCTCGATGTTTGCGCTGCAGCTCGCGAAGCTGCATGGCGCCCGCGTTATTTCCACCAGTAGCAGCGACGAGAAGTTGGAGCGTGTCCGCGCGCTAGGTGCCGACGAAACGATCAACTACAAAACGCATCCCGCCTGGGAGAAAGAAGTCCTCCGCCTCACCGACGGCGTCGGCGTCGACCACGTCGTCGAAGTCGGCGGCGCCGGCACCATTAGTAAGTCGATCGCCTCGGCACGCATCGCCGGCAAGATCGGCGTCATCGGCGTCCTCGCCCAAGGCGAAGGCGTGAACCCGATGTTCCTGCTGATGAAGACGCTCGCGCTGCAAGGCATCTTCGTCGGCTCGCGCGAGATGTTCGAACATCTCAATGCCGCGATCACGACGGCGCAGCTGAAGCCGGTGATCGATCGGACATTCCCCTTCGACGAAGCCGTCGAGGCGTTGCGGCATATGGAAACGGGTTCGCACTTCGGGAAGATTGTGCTGAAATACTGA
- a CDS encoding 3-keto-disaccharide hydrolase — protein MLQFRSLLAGCAWLLLVISAGRADDSTAQGWIELIDGPALDAWQSERSGWTIVGDAKQDAKQPRRLVTQPGEGVLVSDGDGVNFHTKQPFKDVQLECEFMIPERSNAGVKLNGLYEIQIRDTAAMKELTGDMCGGVYPRAKLGPPYAHIDEGIAPSENAAKSAGEWQTLTLTFYSPRFDAAGKKVTNARFENVVLNGKQVHEQVDLKHPTGAAWNLEPEVAEGGLMLQGDHGPVAFRKIRVKELGGKR, from the coding sequence ATGTTGCAATTTCGTTCACTGCTTGCCGGGTGCGCCTGGCTGCTGCTGGTGATCTCGGCCGGGCGTGCGGACGATTCGACCGCGCAGGGGTGGATCGAACTGATCGACGGACCGGCGCTCGACGCTTGGCAAAGCGAACGGAGCGGTTGGACGATCGTCGGCGATGCAAAGCAAGACGCTAAGCAGCCGCGGCGGCTCGTCACGCAGCCAGGCGAGGGGGTGCTCGTCAGCGACGGCGACGGGGTGAACTTTCACACGAAGCAACCGTTCAAAGACGTGCAGCTGGAGTGCGAATTCATGATTCCCGAGCGCTCGAACGCTGGGGTGAAGCTCAACGGGTTGTATGAGATTCAGATTCGCGACACGGCGGCGATGAAGGAACTCACGGGCGACATGTGTGGCGGCGTTTATCCGCGGGCGAAGCTCGGCCCGCCATACGCGCACATCGACGAAGGAATCGCGCCGAGCGAGAACGCCGCCAAGTCGGCCGGCGAGTGGCAGACGCTGACGCTGACGTTTTACTCGCCGCGGTTTGACGCCGCCGGCAAGAAGGTGACGAACGCGCGGTTCGAGAACGTCGTGCTCAACGGCAAGCAAGTTCACGAGCAGGTCGATCTCAAACATCCGACCGGGGCCGCTTGGAATCTGGAACCTGAAGTCGCCGAGGGCGGATTAATGCTGCAAGGCGACCACGGGCCGGTGGCGTTTCGGAAGATTAGGGTGAAGGAGTTGGGGGGAAAGAGGTGA
- a CDS encoding type II toxin-antitoxin system VapC family toxin, which translates to MSNLVFVDTWAWLALAMRKDQFHEAAKRRHAALMTDGRSYLTSDYVLSELATQLYRSLPAAEAERFFAVVLKCCDDNVYRLEPITPDRFRAAWRLRQQFADKPRISFVDLASMAVMKEMGVTDVFTGDAHFAHVNLGFTILD; encoded by the coding sequence ATGAGCAATCTGGTCTTCGTCGATACCTGGGCCTGGCTGGCGCTTGCCATGCGGAAGGACCAGTTTCATGAAGCCGCTAAACGACGTCACGCCGCATTGATGACGGATGGTCGATCTTATCTGACAAGCGATTACGTCCTCAGCGAACTCGCCACGCAATTGTACCGGTCGCTCCCGGCCGCCGAAGCGGAGCGATTCTTCGCGGTCGTACTGAAATGTTGCGACGACAACGTTTACAGGCTGGAGCCAATCACGCCGGATCGATTTCGTGCCGCTTGGCGTTTACGTCAGCAATTCGCCGACAAACCGCGTATCTCGTTCGTCGATCTCGCCTCGATGGCAGTCATGAAGGAAATGGGCGTCACCGATGTCTTCACCGGCGACGCCCATTTTGCGCATGTGAACTTGGGGTTCACAATTCTCGATTAG